CCCGTCTTGATTTGATGCCGTGCCTCGCACGACCGCCAAGATCCGGTCCCCGTCCCGTACCGCGTCGTCCAGCCGCTTCAGCAGGATCATGACGCAGCCCTCGGACATCACGAAGCCATCGGCCTCCCCCGTGAATGTGTGGCAGCGCCCGGTTGGCGAGAGCATGCGCTGCTGCGAGGCGCCGACATACCGGCGCGGTTCCAAGACCAGGTTGACGCCGCCGGCCAGCACCAGGTCACTTTCGCCTGCCGCCAGGCTCTGGCACCCCATATGCACCGTCGCCAACCCCGCGGCGCACCCCGCGTCGACCGTCAACGACGGGCCATGCACACCCAGGGCATATGAAATGCGCCCCGATGCCATGCAGAAGTTAGTACCCGCGAATCCGTAAGGTCCGCCGAGGTCCGCCGCGTCCGCAGCCACCAGTTGATAGTCGTTGTGGGTCACTCCGACGAATACCCCGGTCTGCGACCCGGCCAGCGCCCTCGGGTTCAGGCCCGCGTGTTCCACTGCCTGCCAGGATGTTTCGAGCAAAACTCGATGCTGGGGGTCGATCGAAACGGCTTCTCGCTCATTGATGCTGAAAAAGTCCGCGTCGAATCCACCGACATCTTCCAGGAATGCCCCCCACTTGGAGGGCGACTTCCCGGGCACGCCCGACTCGGGGTCGTAGTACTCCCCCAGATCCCAGCGCGCGGGGGGCACCTCGGTGATGAAGTCCTCGCCGTCCAGCAATGCCTGCCAGAACTGCTCGGGCGACTCGATGCCACCCGGGAGCCGACACCCCAGCCCGATAACTGCAACAGGGGTTACAGACGCGTTTTTCATCTTGCTACGTCCTCCTCGCACACCGACAATCCGCCTGGTAGTAGAACTGAAGATAACTAGCAGTAGAGCCCGACAGTCCTAAACATAGGGTGCGCAAAAGGAATTCGCGACTCGGGAGATCAGGATCACAGTGCCTCGCCGCAGGCCCTCAGACGACTTCGAAAAATGGCCGTTTCTATCCGCCGAATCCGCCCCGCATTAACAGCCCATTGATAGTCAGGAAACACGAAATTCACAAATTATTCGTGAGCGCATTTACTTAGCTACAAACCCTCGTTCCCAACCTTCGGAATGCTGCCAACCTTCTCGTTATGGCTGTTCAAATGGCGTTTTGCAGGGACTATCGGCCGCCCGACACGGCCGACACGGCCCATTCACAGCGATTTCCATGGTTTGCCGCATGCGCATATGTCCACAGAAATCGGCTCCGCCGAATCTATGAAATATTTATGCAATTAACTCACCGTGAGTAGAAAATACCCACCGCTCGACGGGTATCAAGATCCAATCAGCGGTGGAGTGTCACTCTCGTGGAGATCCGCCATTGATTCCGCGACGAGGACGCGTTCCCGGCGCCTCCCAGATCCGGCCGTAGACGGCCCCACGAGGGGGGTACGGCGCCGATCCTCTAGACCCGCCCGTCTCATGGTTTCCTTAGAGGTCCCATAGTTAGCTCGCTCGTGTCGCGCACCGCATCGATCTGGAGTACCGTCCCGACCATCACGCGGAACTCAAGTTCCGCGCGGGGCAACGTCGCCCATCTCGACCAGCCGCGGCAGTTCTCATCGATAAGCCCGCGTGTATGTGCCAATACGATTGAGCGCAAAGGGGTTTGGGATGTTTCGCACCATCCGAAGGATCTGGATGCCACTGCTTATCGCGGCAGTGGTGGCGGTAGGCGGGTTCGCGGTCTTCCGTGTTCGGGGGATATTCGGGTCAGAGTCATTCGGATCGTCGGCAGACAACAACGCCAAGGATGCCGTCCCGTACAACCCGAAGACCCTTCTCTACGAGATATTCGGCGAGCCGGGCGCCATGGCGGACGTGAACTACTTCAACGAGGATGCCCAACCAACCCGGGTAGACAGTGTCCAGCTGCCGTGGGCTTTCAAGATCGTCTCCACATTGCCCTCGTTGAGCGGAAACATTGTCGCGCAAGGCAATGGCGACCGAATCGGATGTCGGATAACCGTCAACGGTGAGGTCAAGATGGAACGAGTCTCCAATGAGCACAACGCCTACATTTACTGCCTGGTGAAGTCCGCATGAGGCACGGCAGCGCCGGGCACCCTCCGCGGATCGCCCGAATGATCCGGACCTTGTCGATTCCGATTATCCTGTTCTGGCTCGGTATCGCCATCGTCCTGAACGTCGTCACCCCCTCTCTGGACGAGGTGGGCAAGGCGCATTCGGTCTCGATGTCGCCCAAGGACGCGCCCTCCATGATCGCGATGATGCACACGGGAAAGGTCTTCGGAGAGTTCGATTCCGACAGCTCCGTGATGATCGTGTTGGAGGGACAGCAGGAGCTCGCCGACGAGGCACACCGCTTCTACGACGAGATCATCAAGAAGCTCAAGGCCGATCCGACTCACGTACAACACATCTCCGACTATTGGGGTGACCCGCTCACCGCCTCCGGCGCCCAGAGCGCTGACGGAAAGTCGGCATACGTCCAGGTGAATCTCGCCGGCGACCAGGGCACCACCCTGGCGAATGAGTCGGTCGATGCCGTCCGCAAGATCATCGCCGAAACCCCCGGCCCCCCAGGCGTACAGGCCTACGTCACCGGCGGCACTGCCGCCAGTGCGGACACGGGAACCGCGGGCAACAAGAGCATGCAGAAGACAACCCTGATCGCCGTCGGTGTCGTCCTGCTCATGCTGCTGCTGGTCTACCGGTCGATGATCACCACCGTGGTCGCGCTCGTGATCGTGGGGTTAGAACTCATGGCGGGTCAGGGAGTGGTCGCGACCTTGGGCAACCTCAACGTGATCGGGTTGTCCACCTACGCCGTCAGCATGGTCACCATGCTCGGCATAGCCGCCGGTACTGATTATGTGATCTTCCTGTTGGGCCGCTATCACGAGGCACGACATCGCGGGCAGAGCCGCGAGGAGGCCTTCTACACCGCATATTCCGGTGTGTCACACGTGATCCTGGGATCAGGACTCACGATTGTCGGTGCGACGCTGTGCCTGAGCCTGACCCGACTGCCGCTTTTCCGATCGATGGGTGTGCCCTGCGCGCTGGTCATCCTGGTGATCGTCGCGGCGGCCTTGACACTGGCGCCCGCGATACTGGCCCTGGGCAGCCGTTTCGGTTTGTTCGAGCCCAAGCGCAAGTACGACGAAGGCGGCTGGCGACGCATCGGCGCGGCCGTAGTGCGCTGGCCCGGACCGATTCTCGTCGTTACCTGTGGGATCGCCCTGGTCGGACTGCTCACCTTGCCGGGATATACCCCGGGCTATGACGACCGTCAGTACATGCCTGACAACGTGCCCTCGAAGGTCGGATATGCCGCGGCAGAAAGACATTTCTCGCCGGCGCGGATGAACCCCGAGATGCTCATGATCGAGGCCGATCACGACCTACGTAATCCGGCGGACATGCTGGTCATCGACAGGATCGCCAAGACGGCATTCCACGCCCGCGGCGTGGGCCGCGTGCAGGCGATCACCCGCCCATTGGGAACGCCCATCGAACACAGCTCGATACCGTTTCAGATCGGTCTGCAGGGTGCCGGGCAGATCCAGAACATGAAGTACATGAAGGACCGCATGGCCGACATGCTCACCATGGCAGATCAAATGGGAATCCTGATCGGCACCATGGAACGCGTGTACGACATGATGCGTGAGCTCACCGACATCATGCATGACATGACCGGCCAGATGAAGGCGATGCAGGGCAAGATGCACGACATGCGCGACCTGATGTACACGTTCGACGACTTCTTCAGGCCCATCCGCAACTACTTCTACTGGGAAAAGCACTGCGCCGACATTCCGATCTGCTGGGCGTCCCGCACCGTGTTCGACGCCCTCGACGGTGTCGATCAGATCACCGAGGACATGGACGGCATGCTCGTCAACGTCGACAAGATCGATGTCCTGATGCCGCGCGTACTCGCCGAGTTTCCACCCATGATCGCGATCATGAAGACCATGCACGGTTCCTTGCTGACCATGCACAGCACCATGTCCGGGATCATGAACCAGATGGACGAGAGCACCAAGAACTCGACCTTGATGGGCAAGTATTTCGACGAGGCCAAGAACGACGACTCGTTCTATCTGCCGCCGGAGGTGTTCGACAACCCCGACTTCAAGCGCGGCCTCAAGATGTTCCTCTCCCCCGACGGCAAGGCCGTCCGGATGACCGTCTCACATCAGGGCAACCCGGCCTCGGTGCAAGGTATCGAGACTGTCGGCAATATCAGAGAGGCAGTGGCTGATTCGATCAAGGGAACACCATTGGAGAACGCCAAGGTCTACATGGGAGGCACCGCCGCGACCAACAGGGATCTGCAGGAGGGCGCCAAGTACGACCTGATTCTCGCCGGTATCGCCTCACTCTGCCTGATCTTCATCATCATGCTTCTCGTCACCGGCAGCGTGGTCGCCGCCCTTGTCATCGTCGGGACGGTCGCGGTGTCACTCGGTGCGTCCGTGGGTGTTTCGGTGCTCATTTGGCAGGACCTTCTGGGCATGGACCTGCACTGGTTCGTGGTCCCGTTGTCGGTGATCATCCTGTTGGCCGTGGGTTCGGACTACAACCTGCTACTCATCGCCCGATTCAAGGAAGAACTCCATGGCGGGCTGAAGACAGGGTTCATCCGAGCCATGGGCGGCAGTGGCAAGGTGGTGACCAATGCGGGTCTGGTGTTCGCATTCACCATGTGCGCCATGGTCGTCAGCGATCTACGCATCGTCGGGCAACTCGGCACCACGATCGGGCTCGGCCTGTTGTTCGACACGCTGATCGTGCGGTCGTTCATGATGCCGTCCATCGCGGCCCTGCTCGGACGGTGGTTCTGGTGGCCCCTGCGGGTCCGTACACACGGCGACCCGGCAATTCGATGACGAAAGATACAGCAATTCAACGACAACGGACCCCTGGTCGCCTGAACAGGTCGCTGGATATCGCGATCCTGGAGGCGGCGTTCGTGACCCTCGCCGAGCAGGGATACGACGCGATGAGCATGGATGAAATCGCCGCGCGAGCCGGTGTCGGTAAGGCCGCCATCTACCGACGCTGGTCCTCCAAGGCCGCGCTTACCGCAGACGCGATCCTGCACGGGCGCCCGTCATTGGGCAAGCTCGACGAGGTGCCTGACACGGGAAGCTTGCGCGGCGACCTGCACTCCCTCTACGAGGCAAGGGATTTCGGAGATGACGAGATCCTGACCGGAAACCTGCTCGCAGGGATCATCGCCGAAGCCGTCAACGATCCGACCCTGGCGGCCGCCCTGGATGACCTGCTTCTCTCGCAGACCCAGAAACGGATGGAGCTCGTGTTCGCCCGCGCCATCGAACGCGGTGAGATAGCACGGGATCGAGACTTGTCACTCGCCTACGACATTCCGTTGGGCCTGAGCCTGACTGCGGCCCTCAAAAGGACCGTGATCGACGAGACGTACATGCGCCGCATGGTCGACGAGGTGATCCTCCCCCTGGTACAGGCGTCGGTGGCTCCGCCCCACACCGCGACCTGACCGCCACCGAGAATCTCGCCTTCCTTACCCGAAGCCACCGCTGACGGCGACCCCACCAGATACGGCAACCCCATCTACCCCGCCGGTTATCCGCGGCCCGCGCGCGCCGGACATCGAACCCGGCAGCCGAGTGCCGCGCGACACATTCAATGCCGGCAACTGGCCCGGTGCGACAACCGGTCCATGGGGAGCAGGATTGGGCGGCAGCGGCTCCGCCGATGCCCGTACCGCAGCACCGGCCAAAACACCTATGAAAACCATTGCCGCACCGAGCAACCGAATCATCGGGTCATTCCTCCACCCGTGCCCCACGGGTCCTCCAGGTTCCCGCCGGTCATCCCACCACTGATCCGGGCCGTGTGCCCTGCCTCGAGCCCGGCAGAAATCTGGGTACCCCGCTGTGGCGGTGGCAACAGCCCAAAGGCCGGTTGCGACGGGGTGGCCGCATGATTGTTGGGTGCTGCCCCGGGCACCGCCACCGGCACCGCGGGCATCGGGTTGATCGGTAGCGGTTCTGCCATTGCCATCGGCGCCTGCCACAGCACGGGGACTAAAAGTGCTGCTACACAATATAACCGCATTGTTCAGATCCTTATCGGGTCGCCGTAGATGGCGAATTCGGTATGGCCGGTCTCGGTGGACACCCGCAGGGACGCGAACGAGCGGATGGTGACGTCCCCTCCGCAGGCGTCGGCCTTCACATGGACATTGTCCAGGTCCAGTGCTGCGGTATTGCCCCGCGACAACACCATGTTGCCCAGTGGCAGGTTGACGATGACGCCCGGTTGCACCACGGTTTGCACGAATCCGCTGACTCCGGCACTGCCGCCGACTCCCATGGTTTGCAGAGGAAGCACACCGACGTTCACCGATGGTGCGATGCCTGCCGATCCTCCGATCTGCAATCCGGACGACACATCGGACTGACAGCCGAGTTGGTAACCGATGAGGAAGAGGCTGTCGGTGATGGGGTTGGCGCCACCAGTAGCGGTGGCGGTACCCGAGAGCGTGATGAACGCCTCGCGCGAGTTGGTGGCGGCCGCCAGGTTGGGTACGGAGTTCACACGCTCGTTGTCCAGTCGGATCTCCAGATGCCATCCATCCCGTGTGGTTCTCGAATACAGCTGCGGGGCCATGTCTTTAGGCTCCGCGATGGCTGTCACAGCGTCGGTGAGCCCCAAGGCGGCAACGAACAGACCGGTGCTTATCAGCCGGGCGATCACGACATCGACCGTTGCATACACAGGTTCGCGGACAACGGGTTTTCACATGCAGAGGCAGAAGCCACGAGAAGGGGTCCAATCAACGTATGCGGAACCGCCCGGGCACGCGAAAACACGCGCCGCGCGGTTGATGAGGGTTGAAAACGGAAGAAGGCGGAATAACCGCCTCGAGCGCACCTCAGCGCCGATTGATCCCCAAACACAAAAGCTGTTGCCACCCAACATTGTCGGGCGCGCGTGACAATACCGCGTCACGACGTGACATCAAGATCAGGAGCGCTGCGCCGCCGAGAAACAAGACCGAAGCGGTAAGCGGCAACCAGACCGGCTGCACAACCAGCGCGTGCCGAACACGCGTGACGGCCATGCCGTGCTGTACCGGTTCCCAATGATGAATCTCGGCAGTGTCATACAGCGACACCGGTGCCGTCGCGTCCGCCAGATGCGAACTCTCGCCGGGCAACAGAGACGCACCGCCGACCAATAAGCACAAAATCGCCAGCAGGACAGCGGAGTACAGCTGGTACCTGGGTACCCCGCGACATTGCATGTCAACGATGGTACCAGCCAAATTTCCGAGGCTCCGGGCTCAGACAGACGGTCCCGGCCGTACCGCCCGGGCCACGAATCGTGCCACGGCGTCGGGGTGCGCCGCCGGATGGGTATGCAGATACGAAGCGTGGATACGACCCTTTCCCCCCACCGCGCCTTCCCGCCGGACGCCGTCGGCGGCGCTCCAGGCCCACGCTCGCTGCCCTGTGTCGTCACGGTAATCGACCGTGGTGCGGTGGAATTCATGCCCGCTCAATCGGTGTCCCTCATCGAACAACACCGATCCGGCGATTGCCACCGCATCCCGATATCCGAGGGTCAGCGAATCGGTGAAGCGCGCACGCGCGTTGAGCACACCACACATCGGCACGCCGTCGAGGTCCTCGCACAGATAGGTCAGCCCGGCGCACTCGGCGTGGATCGGTCCGGTCAGCTCGCGAACCTGTTGGCGCAGTGTTTCGTTGGACGACAGGTCGGTGGTGAACTGCTCCGGAAATCCCCCGGGTAGCACCAGGGCCACTGTCTCGGCAGGCAGTTCGTCTCGCCGCGGGTCGAATTCGGCGACCACCGCCCCGGCCGCGGCCAGCAATTCGCGGTGCTCGGCGTATCCAAAGGTGAATGCCTGACCCGCCGCCAACGCCACCACGGGTTCACCGACCGCCGGAGTGCCGACGAGCATCTCCGGATCCCATGCGGAAGCCGTCACCTTGCTGCGGGCGGCTGCGACAATCGCCGGCACGTCGACGTGGTCAGCGACCAGCCTGGTCATCGCGTCAATCGCATCAAGTGCCGCCTGGCCGTGCTCGACTGCCGTTACAAGCCCCAAATGCCTTGACGGAACGGATAACTCCTCGGCGCGGGGCAATGCTCCGAAGACGCCGAGTCCGGCACGATCGGCTGCCGCGGTGAGGATCTCCCGGTGCCGCGGCGAACCGACCCGATTCAGAATGACCCCGGCGATCCTGATTCCCGCCTCCGCGGCGTGCACCACGAAACCATGCAAGAGCGCGGCCAAACTCTGGCTGTATCCCTTTGCGTCGATCACCAACACCACCGGCGCCCCGAGCAGTGCCGCGATCTCGGCGCTCGAACCTTTTGCGTCGCCTACCCGTCCGTCGAAGAGCCCCATCACGCCCTCGACCACGGCGATATCGGCGCCCCTGGTGCCGTGTCCGAACAACGGTCCGATCAGGTCGTCACCCACGAGCACACTGTCAAGATTGCGGCCCGGTCTTCCGGTTGCCAGCGTGTGATACCCGGGATCGATGTAGTCCGGCCCCACCTTGAACGATGCCACCCGATGCCCCGCGAGCCGCAGCGCACCCATCAAACCCGTTGCCACCGTGGTTTTACCGCTTCCCGAGGCAGGCGCGGCGATCACGATCGCGGGAACGCTAGCGGACACCACGCTCTACCATTCGATACCGCGTTGGCCCTTGCGGCCCTGGTCCATCGGATGCTTGACCTTGGTCATCTCGGTCACCAGGTCGGCGGCGTCCAGAAGCTGTTGCGGCGCGTCGCGGCCGGTGATGACCACATGCTGCATACCGGGCCGCGAACGAAGCACCTCGACGACCTCGTCCACGTCCACCCACCCCCATTTGAGTGGATAGGTGAACTCATCCAGCACATAGAAGCCGTGTTCCTCCGCCGCCAGTCGCCGCGCGATTTCGGTCCAGCCCGCCGCCGCGTCCGCGGCGTGGTCGGTCTCGGTTCCCGCCTTACGCGACCACGACCACCCCGATCCCATCTTGTGCCACTGCACCGAGCCGCCGATCCCGTGCTCGTCGTGCAGCTTGGCAAGCTCACCGAAGACCGACTCCTCGCCCACGCGCCACTTGGCACTCTTGACGAACTGAAACACCGCGACATCCGTGCCGTGATGCCAGGCCCGTAGGGCCATGCCAAAGGCGGCGGTGGACTTGCCCTTGCCCGCGCCGGTGTGCACCGCGAGAATCGGCGCATTTCGGCGCGCCTTGGTGGTGAGCCCATCCTCCGGCACCACCAGCGGTTGTCCCTGTGGCATTCGAACCTCCTGCGCTAGCTCACGCGGCGGTGGCGCCGCGCACCACACCGGCAAGCCGGTCGGCATTCAGATGATCTAGCTGTATCACCGGCGCATCGAGCTGCTGAGCCAGTGCAACCGCCAAATCCATTCTCACGAAGGATGTCTCACAGTCGATCACCACAGAGGCGACCTGCTCGGCACGCAGCATTCCCGCGGCTCGACGAGTCCGCCCCAGCGGATCGGGACCGCCGGTCGCGCGACCGTCGGTGAGCACGACCACCAGCGCGCGACGGTGCGGGTCGCGGCCGCGCTCGCGCGCCACGAGGTCGCGTGCCGCCAGGAGTCCCTGCGCCAGCGGCGTCTTTCCGCCGGTATCGAACTGTTGCAACTTGCGCCCCGCGATATGCGTGGAACTTGTCGGCGCCAATAGTGTCGCCGCGTCGTATCCTCGGAAGGTGATGACCGCAACCTTGTCGCGGCGTTGATACGCATCGCGCAGGAGCGACAGCGTGGCCCCGCTGACCGCCGCCATTTTCTGGCGGGCGGCCATCGACCCGGAAGCGTCGACCACGAAGATCACCAGATTGCCTTCGCGCCCTTCCCTGATAGCCCACTGCACATCCGAGAGCACCGGCCTGGGCAGCCTGCCGGGTTCGGTCACGCGACCCGCCGCGGACATCAACGTTCCGATCACATGCACCCCGAAACCCTCGTCCGAGCTTGGGGCGATCACCTTGCCCGTGCGATTGCGCGCGGTCGAACGCCGCCCCGGCGCTCCCATGCCCACGCCGGGCACCCGCAGCGTCTTGGCGCGAAAGGTCGCCGACGGTGCCGGACTGGGCCGGGACGGTGCAGACGTGGAAGTCGAATCCTGCTGCGATTCCTCCGCTTTGGCAGGGCTCGACGCCGATTCGGGTGCACCACCACCCGGTCCGTCGGGGTCGGGGTCCGGGTCGTCCCGGTCGGGACCATGATCCTGCGGCGGGGCGCTGTCACGCATCGCCTGATCCAACTGGTCCGGATCCAGACCCGGTTCGTCAAACGGGTCACGTCGGCGCCGGTGCGGCAGCGCGAGCTCGGCGGCCACCCGGATATCGGGCTCGCCGACCACCTCGACGCCGCGCCACGCGGCGTGGGCGACGGCCGCACGGGCCACCACCAGGTCCGCGCGCATTCCGTCCACGTCGAAGGCCGCGCACAGGGCGGCGATGCGCTGCAGTTCCGCATCGGGCAGGGCAACCCGCGGCAACAGCCCGCGGGCATCGGCGATCCGGGCCGCCAGGTCGGCTTCCTGCGACTCGTAGCGCGAGACGAAACCCTCTGGGTCTGCCTCGTAGGCAAGCCGCCGTCGAATGACCTCGGCCCGCACCGGGACATCGCGCGAGGCGTGCACATCCACCGCGAACCCGAAGCGGTCGAGCAACTGCGGGCGCAGCTCCCCCTCTTCGGGATTCATCGTGCCAATCAGCACGAATCGTGCACTGTAGGAATGGGATACACCGTCACGTTCCACATGAACGCGACCCATCGCCGCCGCATCGAGGATCACATCGACCAGATGGTCGTGCAGCAGATTGACCTCGTCCACATACAGCACGCCGCCATCGGCACGCGCCAGAAGCCCTGGGGAGAAAGCGTGTTCGCCATCCCGCAGCACCTTCTGAAGGTCGAGCGATCCCACCACCCGGTCCTCGGTCGCACCGATCGGAAGCTCCACCAGACGGGCGCCGTCCACCGAGCCCAGCACGGATGCCAAGGCGCGCACCGCGGTCGACTTGGCCGTGCCTTTCTCACCGCGGATGAGCACACCGCCGATGTCCGGCCGGACCGCCGAAAGCACAAGCGCCAGCCGCAGCTGGTCGTGCCCGACGATCGCGCTCAGCGGATATCCAGGAACCCCTGCGGTGCTAGTCATTTCCACCGACCCAGCTCATCGGGACGTGGGGTATCTCATCCTCGAGGAATTCGTCGCCGGAGACCACGAATCCCAGCTTGCCATACATGTCCTTCAGGTGGGCTTGCGCATTCAGCCGACAGCGCGCGTCACCGATCTCGGTCAGTACGGCGCGGACCAGGCGCGCGGCATGTCCCTTGCCGCGCTCCGATTCCGCGGTGCAGACCCGTCCTATCCAGAAGCCTTCGCCTGCCGGGTCTTCCAGCAGCCGTAAACTGCTCACCACGTTGCCGTCGCCATCGGCTATCCAAAAGTGCCGGGTGCCGGGCTCTAGATCGCGTCCGTCCAGGTCCTGGTAGGCACAGTTCTGTCCGACGATGAACGCCTCTGCCCGCAGCCTCAACAAGCCGTACATGGTTGTGGTGTCCAGGTCTGCCGACCAGGACGCGGCCACCGGGGCCGGCGCGGTCACTGTTCCAGGCCGAGAACCCGTGTCCCCCAGTCCCAAACCTCGCCGAACAATGACGGCTCATCCGAAAGACTGATCCCCAGCGAGGGAATCATCTCCTTGAGCTTGGGCATCCAGTTCGCGTAGCGGTCGGGGAAGCAACGCTGCATGACATCGAGCATCGCGGGCACCGCGGTGGACGCTCCCGGCGATGCACCGAGCAGACCGGCGATGCTGCCGTCAGCGGAATTGAGCACCATGGTGCCGAATTCGAGTGCACCCCCCTTGCCCTTGGCCGGCCGGATGACCTGCACACGCTGGCCCGCGGTGATCAGTTCCCAATCGGAACGCTGTGCCTTGGGCGCGAATTCGCGCAGCATGTCGATGCGGTCATCC
The nucleotide sequence above comes from Mycobacteroides saopaulense. Encoded proteins:
- a CDS encoding MmpS family protein; this translates as MFRTIRRIWMPLLIAAVVAVGGFAVFRVRGIFGSESFGSSADNNAKDAVPYNPKTLLYEIFGEPGAMADVNYFNEDAQPTRVDSVQLPWAFKIVSTLPSLSGNIVAQGNGDRIGCRITVNGEVKMERVSNEHNAYIYCLVKSA
- a CDS encoding MMPL/RND family transporter — its product is MRHGSAGHPPRIARMIRTLSIPIILFWLGIAIVLNVVTPSLDEVGKAHSVSMSPKDAPSMIAMMHTGKVFGEFDSDSSVMIVLEGQQELADEAHRFYDEIIKKLKADPTHVQHISDYWGDPLTASGAQSADGKSAYVQVNLAGDQGTTLANESVDAVRKIIAETPGPPGVQAYVTGGTAASADTGTAGNKSMQKTTLIAVGVVLLMLLLVYRSMITTVVALVIVGLELMAGQGVVATLGNLNVIGLSTYAVSMVTMLGIAAGTDYVIFLLGRYHEARHRGQSREEAFYTAYSGVSHVILGSGLTIVGATLCLSLTRLPLFRSMGVPCALVILVIVAAALTLAPAILALGSRFGLFEPKRKYDEGGWRRIGAAVVRWPGPILVVTCGIALVGLLTLPGYTPGYDDRQYMPDNVPSKVGYAAAERHFSPARMNPEMLMIEADHDLRNPADMLVIDRIAKTAFHARGVGRVQAITRPLGTPIEHSSIPFQIGLQGAGQIQNMKYMKDRMADMLTMADQMGILIGTMERVYDMMRELTDIMHDMTGQMKAMQGKMHDMRDLMYTFDDFFRPIRNYFYWEKHCADIPICWASRTVFDALDGVDQITEDMDGMLVNVDKIDVLMPRVLAEFPPMIAIMKTMHGSLLTMHSTMSGIMNQMDESTKNSTLMGKYFDEAKNDDSFYLPPEVFDNPDFKRGLKMFLSPDGKAVRMTVSHQGNPASVQGIETVGNIREAVADSIKGTPLENAKVYMGGTAATNRDLQEGAKYDLILAGIASLCLIFIIMLLVTGSVVAALVIVGTVAVSLGASVGVSVLIWQDLLGMDLHWFVVPLSVIILLAVGSDYNLLLIARFKEELHGGLKTGFIRAMGGSGKVVTNAGLVFAFTMCAMVVSDLRIVGQLGTTIGLGLLFDTLIVRSFMMPSIAALLGRWFWWPLRVRTHGDPAIR
- a CDS encoding TetR/AcrR family transcriptional regulator, with product MTKDTAIQRQRTPGRLNRSLDIAILEAAFVTLAEQGYDAMSMDEIAARAGVGKAAIYRRWSSKAALTADAILHGRPSLGKLDEVPDTGSLRGDLHSLYEARDFGDDEILTGNLLAGIIAEAVNDPTLAAALDDLLLSQTQKRMELVFARAIERGEIARDRDLSLAYDIPLGLSLTAALKRTVIDETYMRRMVDEVILPLVQASVAPPHTAT
- a CDS encoding MspA family porin, producing MIARLISTGLFVAALGLTDAVTAIAEPKDMAPQLYSRTTRDGWHLEIRLDNERVNSVPNLAAATNSREAFITLSGTATATGGANPITDSLFLIGYQLGCQSDVSSGLQIGGSAGIAPSVNVGVLPLQTMGVGGSAGVSGFVQTVVQPGVIVNLPLGNMVLSRGNTAALDLDNVHVKADACGGDVTIRSFASLRVSTETGHTEFAIYGDPIRI
- a CDS encoding cobyrinate a,c-diamide synthase produces the protein MVIAAPASGSGKTTVATGLMGALRLAGHRVASFKVGPDYIDPGYHTLATGRPGRNLDSVLVGDDLIGPLFGHGTRGADIAVVEGVMGLFDGRVGDAKGSSAEIAALLGAPVVLVIDAKGYSQSLAALLHGFVVHAAEAGIRIAGVILNRVGSPRHREILTAAADRAGLGVFGALPRAEELSVPSRHLGLVTAVEHGQAALDAIDAMTRLVADHVDVPAIVAAARSKVTASAWDPEMLVGTPAVGEPVVALAAGQAFTFGYAEHRELLAAAGAVVAEFDPRRDELPAETVALVLPGGFPEQFTTDLSSNETLRQQVRELTGPIHAECAGLTYLCEDLDGVPMCGVLNARARFTDSLTLGYRDAVAIAGSVLFDEGHRLSGHEFHRTTVDYRDDTGQRAWAWSAADGVRREGAVGGKGRIHASYLHTHPAAHPDAVARFVARAVRPGPSV
- the cobO gene encoding cob(I)yrinic acid a,c-diamide adenosyltransferase, translating into MPQGQPLVVPEDGLTTKARRNAPILAVHTGAGKGKSTAAFGMALRAWHHGTDVAVFQFVKSAKWRVGEESVFGELAKLHDEHGIGGSVQWHKMGSGWSWSRKAGTETDHAADAAAGWTEIARRLAAEEHGFYVLDEFTYPLKWGWVDVDEVVEVLRSRPGMQHVVITGRDAPQQLLDAADLVTEMTKVKHPMDQGRKGQRGIEW
- a CDS encoding VWA domain-containing protein, whose amino-acid sequence is MTSTAGVPGYPLSAIVGHDQLRLALVLSAVRPDIGGVLIRGEKGTAKSTAVRALASVLGSVDGARLVELPIGATEDRVVGSLDLQKVLRDGEHAFSPGLLARADGGVLYVDEVNLLHDHLVDVILDAAAMGRVHVERDGVSHSYSARFVLIGTMNPEEGELRPQLLDRFGFAVDVHASRDVPVRAEVIRRRLAYEADPEGFVSRYESQEADLAARIADARGLLPRVALPDAELQRIAALCAAFDVDGMRADLVVARAAVAHAAWRGVEVVGEPDIRVAAELALPHRRRRDPFDEPGLDPDQLDQAMRDSAPPQDHGPDRDDPDPDPDGPGGGAPESASSPAKAEESQQDSTSTSAPSRPSPAPSATFRAKTLRVPGVGMGAPGRRSTARNRTGKVIAPSSDEGFGVHVIGTLMSAAGRVTEPGRLPRPVLSDVQWAIREGREGNLVIFVVDASGSMAARQKMAAVSGATLSLLRDAYQRRDKVAVITFRGYDAATLLAPTSSTHIAGRKLQQFDTGGKTPLAQGLLAARDLVARERGRDPHRRALVVVLTDGRATGGPDPLGRTRRAAGMLRAEQVASVVIDCETSFVRMDLAVALAQQLDAPVIQLDHLNADRLAGVVRGATAA
- a CDS encoding GNAT family N-acetyltransferase: MYGLLRLRAEAFIVGQNCAYQDLDGRDLEPGTRHFWIADGDGNVVSSLRLLEDPAGEGFWIGRVCTAESERGKGHAARLVRAVLTEIGDARCRLNAQAHLKDMYGKLGFVVSGDEFLEDEIPHVPMSWVGGND